In Mycobacteriales bacterium, the DNA window CGGGTTGCGCGCGGCCATGGGCTACTGCGGCGCGAAGACCATCGCCGAGCTCAAGGCGGCGCAGCTGGTCCGGATCACCGCGGCCGGGCTGAAGGAGAGCCACCCGCACGACATCGCGATGACCACCGAGGCCCCGAACTACACGAGCCGATGATCCGCGACAACGTCGAGATCGGCATCGGCCGGTCCGCCCGCCGCGGGTACTCGCTGGACGACATCGCGATCGTCCCGTCGCGGCGTACCCGCGACGTGGACGTGGTCTCGCTGAGCTGGCAGATCGACGCCTACCGGTTCGACCTGCCCATGGTCGCCGTACCTTCCGACGCCACGATGTCGCCGGCGACGGTGGCGTCGGTCAACCAGTCGGGTGGGCTCGGCGTCCTCGACGCCGAAGGGCTGTGGACCAGGTACGACGACCCGTCGGCGGTCTACGCCGAGCTCGCCGACCTCGACAGCGGCGATGCCACCGCGACGCTGCAACGCGTCTACGCCGAGCCGGTGCGCGACGACCTCATCACGCAGCGGATCAAGGAGCTTCGCGACAGCGGCGTCGTCACCGCGGTGCGGGTCTCGCCGCAGCACACGTTGCGCTACGCGCCGACGATCCTCGCGGCCGGCGTGGACCTGCTCGTCATCCAGGGCACGATCGTCTCCGCCGAGCACGTGTCGGCGTCCGCCGCGGAGCCGCCGCTGAACCTCAAGACGTTCATCGCCGACCTCGACGTCCCGGTCATCGTCGGCGGCTGCACCAACTACCAGACCGCGCTGCACCTGATGCGTACCGGCGCCGCCGGCGTCATCGTGGGCACCGGCGCCGACGAGTGGTCGACGACCGGGGCGGTCCTCGGCATCGACGTTCCGATGGCCACCGCGATCGTCGACGCCGCCGCGGCGCGCCGTGACTACCTCGACGAGACCGGCGGTCGCTACGTCCATGTGATCGCGGCCGGCGAGATCGAGACCAGCGGCGACATCGCGAAGGCGCTGGCCTGCGGCGCCGACGCCGTGATGCTCGGCGAGCCGCTGTCGGTGGCCGCGGAGGCGCCCGGCAAGGGGGCGTGGTGGCAGCCCGCGGCCTCGCACCCGAAGCTGCCGCGGGGACGCTTCGCGGAAGTCGCGGGTGGCTGGCCGCTGGCGCCGCTCGCCGAAGTGATCCGTGGCGCGTCGGCTTCGCCCGACGGCTACCTCAACCTGTTCGGCGCCGTGCGCCGGTCCATCGCGAAAGCCGGCTACAGCGACTTGAAGGAGTTCCAGCGGGTGGAGCTGGTCGTCCGCGCCTAGCCGGCGTCGGCGCTCGCTCGCTCCAGGACCTGCGCCAGCACCTCCGGCGGCTGGGCACCGGACAGCCCGTACCGGCGGTCGATCACGAAGAACGGCACGCCGGTGACGCCGAGCTCGTGGGCCTGCCGCTCGTCGGCGACCACCTGCTCCTCGAACGCGCCGGTCCGCAGCGTCGCCACGGCCTCGTCGGGGTCCATCCCGTCGACCTCGGCAGCGAGCGCGGCGAGCGAGTCGGCGTCGAAGATCGACCGCTGCTCGCTGAAGTGGGCGCGATAGAGCCGTTCGACCATCGCGTCCTGGACGCCGCGCTGGCGGGCGAGGTGGATCAGCCGGTGCGCGTTCCGCGTGTTGCCCGACCGCTGCCCGTCGAGGTTGAACGTCAGGCCCGCTTCAGCGGCGCGTGCGGTCATCTGCTGCTGGGCGGCAACGGCCTGCCCCTCCGACATCCCGTACTTGGTGGCGAGCCGCTTGATCGTCAACGGCGACTCGTCGCGAGGCGAGGTCGGATCCAGCTCGAAGGAGTGATGGACGACCTCCACCTCGCCCTCGAAGCCCTCCAGCGCCTTGTGCAGATGCTGGCGTCCCAGGTAGCACCACGGGCAGATGACGTCGGACCAGATGTCGATGCGCACGTCTGGTCAACAGCGCGAGACGGCGATGTCATCCGTGTGCCGACGATGCGTCGGCCGATATCCTCGACCCGGTGACGGCATCCGCGGACGGCTTCGACGTCGTTCTCGTCGTGGACTTCGGGGCGCAGTACGCCCAGCTCATCGCCCGCCGGGTCCGGGAGTGCCGCGTCTACAGCGAGATCGTGCCGTCCTCGATGCCCGTGGCGGACATGCTCGCGAAGCGGCCGAAGGCGATCATCCTGTCCGGCGGGCC includes these proteins:
- a CDS encoding GuaB3 family IMP dehydrogenase-related protein produces the protein MRDNVEIGIGRSARRGYSLDDIAIVPSRRTRDVDVVSLSWQIDAYRFDLPMVAVPSDATMSPATVASVNQSGGLGVLDAEGLWTRYDDPSAVYAELADLDSGDATATLQRVYAEPVRDDLITQRIKELRDSGVVTAVRVSPQHTLRYAPTILAAGVDLLVIQGTIVSAEHVSASAAEPPLNLKTFIADLDVPVIVGGCTNYQTALHLMRTGAAGVIVGTGADEWSTTGAVLGIDVPMATAIVDAAAARRDYLDETGGRYVHVIAAGEIETSGDIAKALACGADAVMLGEPLSVAAEAPGKGAWWQPAASHPKLPRGRFAEVAGGWPLAPLAEVIRGASASPDGYLNLFGAVRRSIAKAGYSDLKEFQRVELVVRA
- a CDS encoding DsbA family oxidoreductase, with the protein product MRIDIWSDVICPWCYLGRQHLHKALEGFEGEVEVVHHSFELDPTSPRDESPLTIKRLATKYGMSEGQAVAAQQQMTARAAEAGLTFNLDGQRSGNTRNAHRLIHLARQRGVQDAMVERLYRAHFSEQRSIFDADSLAALAAEVDGMDPDEAVATLRTGAFEEQVVADERQAHELGVTGVPFFVIDRRYGLSGAQPPEVLAQVLERASADAG